In a single window of the Bacteroides acidifaciens genome:
- a CDS encoding GNAT family N-acetyltransferase, translating to MAITIKKVSTKRELKKFIRFNYRMYKGNPYSVPDLYDDMLNTFNKKKNAAFEFCEADYFLAYRDDKIVGRVAAIINNQANEKWKCKNVRFGWIDFIDDPEVSSALIKTVEEWGKERGMTHIAGPLGFTDFDAEGMLVEGFDQLSTMATIYNYPYYPVHMEKLGFEKDADWVEYKIYIPDAIPDKHKRISELIQRKYNLKIKKYTSAKKIAKDYGQKIFELMNEAYSPLYGYSPLTQRQIDQYVKMYLPILDLRMVTLITDANDELVCVGISMPSLAEALQKSNGRLLPFGWFYLVKALFMKRRAKMLDLLLVAVKPEYQNKGVNALLFSDLIPVYQKLGFIFAESNPELELNGKVQAQWDYFETQQHKRRRAFIKEIK from the coding sequence ATGGCTATTACAATCAAGAAAGTCTCCACAAAGAGAGAACTTAAGAAATTTATCCGTTTCAATTACAGAATGTACAAGGGTAACCCCTACTCTGTGCCTGACCTCTATGACGACATGCTCAACACCTTCAACAAGAAGAAAAACGCAGCATTCGAATTCTGTGAAGCAGATTATTTCCTCGCATACCGGGACGATAAAATAGTAGGACGTGTAGCTGCAATCATCAACAACCAAGCGAACGAAAAGTGGAAATGTAAAAACGTTCGTTTCGGATGGATAGACTTCATCGACGATCCCGAAGTATCATCCGCACTCATCAAAACGGTAGAAGAATGGGGAAAAGAACGAGGCATGACTCACATTGCCGGTCCTCTCGGATTTACTGATTTCGATGCGGAAGGAATGTTAGTTGAAGGATTCGACCAACTTAGTACCATGGCTACTATCTACAACTACCCATACTATCCTGTACACATGGAAAAGTTAGGCTTCGAGAAAGACGCCGACTGGGTGGAATACAAAATCTACATACCGGATGCCATTCCCGACAAGCATAAACGTATCTCCGAACTGATCCAACGAAAATATAATCTCAAGATAAAGAAATATACTTCCGCAAAAAAAATAGCCAAAGATTACGGACAGAAGATTTTCGAGCTGATGAATGAAGCATATAGTCCTCTTTATGGCTATTCTCCGTTGACACAGCGGCAAATCGACCAATACGTGAAAATGTATCTGCCGATCCTTGACTTACGAATGGTTACACTGATTACTGATGCCAATGACGAACTGGTCTGTGTAGGTATCTCCATGCCATCTCTCGCCGAAGCTTTACAGAAATCAAACGGACGTCTGTTGCCATTCGGATGGTTCTATCTGGTAAAGGCATTATTCATGAAACGCCGTGCCAAGATGCTTGATCTGCTACTCGTTGCAGTGAAACCGGAATATCAAAACAAAGGTGTTAACGCTTTGTTATTTTCCGATTTAATTCCTGTTTATCAAAAATTAGGTTTTATCTTTGCGGAAAGCAACCCCGAACTGGAACTGAACGGAAAAGTTCAGGCACAATGGGATTACTTTGAGACTCAACAACATAAGCGCCGCCGTGCGTTCATCAAAGAGATAAAATAA
- a CDS encoding DNA topoisomerase IV subunit B has product MEENELIPVDNNNAVEYTDDNIRHLSDMEHVRTRPGMYIGRLGDGAHAEDGIYVLLKEVIDNSIDEFKMQAGKKIEITVEENLRISVRDYGRGIPQGKLIEAVSMLNTGGKYDSKAFKKSVGLNGVGVKAVNALSSRFEVRSYRDGKVRTAIFSKGTLLSDNTQDTEEENGTYIFFEPDNTLFLNYCFKPEFIETMLRNYTYLNTGLAIIYNGHRILSRNGLVDLLNDNMTATGLYPIIHLKGEDIEIAFTHTGQYGEEYYSFVNGQHTTQGGTHQSAFKEHIARTIKEFFNKNMDYTDIRNGLVAAIAVNVEEPIFESQTKTKLGSTNMVPGGVTVNKYVGDFIKQEVDNFLHKNADIAEVIQQKIQESEKERKAIAGVTKLARERAKKANLHNRKLRDCRIHLNDPKGKGLEEDSCIFITEGDSASGSITKSRDVNTQAVFSLRGKPLNSFGLTKKVVYENEEFNLLQAALNIEDGLDGLRYNKVIVATDADVDGMHIRLLLITFFLQFFPDLIKKGHVYILQTPLFRVRNKKKTIYCYSEEERVNAINELSPNPEITRFKGLGEISPDEFKHFIGKDMRLEQVSLRKTDAVKELLEFYMGKNTMERQNFIIDNLVIEEDLAS; this is encoded by the coding sequence ATGGAAGAGAACGAATTGATACCTGTAGACAACAACAATGCAGTAGAGTACACTGACGACAACATCCGTCACCTAAGTGACATGGAACATGTACGCACACGCCCCGGTATGTATATCGGAAGGCTGGGCGACGGTGCACATGCCGAAGACGGAATCTATGTCCTCCTGAAAGAAGTAATTGACAACAGTATTGATGAGTTCAAAATGCAAGCCGGTAAGAAAATCGAGATTACCGTTGAAGAAAACCTTCGTATCAGCGTACGCGACTACGGACGAGGCATCCCGCAGGGAAAACTCATCGAAGCTGTCAGCATGTTGAACACTGGTGGTAAGTATGACAGCAAGGCATTTAAGAAAAGTGTCGGGTTGAACGGTGTGGGTGTGAAAGCCGTCAATGCCTTGAGCTCCCGTTTTGAGGTACGCAGCTACCGTGACGGTAAAGTACGTACCGCTATTTTCTCGAAAGGAACCCTGCTGAGTGACAATACGCAAGATACCGAAGAGGAAAACGGAACTTACATCTTCTTCGAACCGGATAATACATTATTCCTGAATTACTGTTTCAAGCCTGAATTTATTGAGACAATGCTACGTAATTACACGTACCTCAATACAGGGCTTGCCATTATCTATAACGGACACCGTATCTTGTCGCGCAATGGTTTGGTAGACCTTTTGAACGACAACATGACGGCAACCGGACTTTACCCGATTATCCACCTGAAAGGGGAAGACATCGAAATAGCCTTCACTCATACCGGACAATACGGAGAAGAATATTACTCCTTTGTCAACGGTCAGCATACCACGCAGGGCGGTACGCATCAAAGTGCTTTCAAAGAACACATCGCCCGTACTATCAAGGAGTTTTTCAACAAGAACATGGATTATACCGATATCCGTAACGGACTGGTTGCTGCCATTGCTGTCAATGTGGAAGAACCGATCTTTGAGAGTCAGACGAAAACGAAGCTGGGTTCTACCAATATGGTCCCCGGCGGAGTGACCGTCAACAAGTATGTAGGTGATTTCATCAAACAGGAAGTGGATAACTTTCTGCACAAGAACGCGGATATAGCCGAAGTAATACAACAAAAAATTCAAGAATCGGAAAAAGAACGTAAAGCCATTGCAGGGGTTACCAAATTGGCCCGTGAGCGTGCAAAGAAAGCGAACCTGCACAACCGTAAATTACGCGACTGCCGTATTCACCTCAACGACCCGAAAGGGAAAGGATTGGAAGAAGACTCTTGCATCTTTATCACCGAGGGAGACTCTGCAAGTGGTTCCATCACCAAAAGCCGTGATGTGAACACGCAGGCAGTGTTCAGTCTTCGCGGTAAGCCGCTGAACTCTTTCGGATTAACCAAGAAAGTGGTTTACGAAAACGAAGAATTTAATCTGCTTCAAGCAGCCTTGAATATTGAAGACGGATTGGACGGTCTGCGCTACAACAAGGTTATCGTAGCAACCGATGCCGATGTGGACGGCATGCATATCCGCCTGCTACTGATTACCTTCTTCCTGCAATTCTTCCCCGATCTTATTAAAAAGGGACATGTGTATATCCTGCAAACACCTTTGTTCCGTGTACGCAATAAGAAGAAAACAATCTACTGCTACAGTGAAGAAGAGCGCGTTAACGCAATAAACGAACTAAGCCCGAATCCGGAAATCACGCGATTTAAAGGTTTAGGAGAGATTTCACCGGACGAGTTCAAGCACTTTATCGGCAAGGACATGCGTCTGGAACAAGTATCTTTGCGAAAAACAGACGCAGTAAAAGAACTACTTGAGTTCTACATGGGTAAAAACACCATGGAACGACAGAACTTTATTATAGACAATCTAGTTATAGAAGAAGACCTGGCATCATGA
- the coaD gene encoding pantetheine-phosphate adenylyltransferase → MRKAIFPGTFDPFTIGHYSVVERALTFMDEIVIGIGINENKNTYFPIEKREEMIRELYKDEPRIQVMSYDCLTIDFAQEIGAKFIIRGIRTVKDFEYEETIADINRKLAGIETILLFTEPELTCVSSTIVRELLTYNKDISQFIPKGMKMG, encoded by the coding sequence ATGAGAAAAGCAATATTCCCGGGCACCTTTGACCCATTCACCATCGGACATTATTCGGTAGTGGAACGTGCACTTACCTTTATGGACGAAATCGTGATAGGAATTGGTATCAATGAGAACAAGAATACATACTTTCCCATTGAGAAAAGGGAAGAAATGATTCGAGAACTTTATAAAGATGAACCTCGTATTCAAGTGATGTCTTACGACTGTCTGACCATTGATTTTGCGCAGGAAATAGGGGCCAAGTTCATTATACGCGGTATCCGTACGGTGAAAGATTTCGAGTATGAAGAGACAATTGCGGACATCAACCGCAAACTGGCAGGCATTGAAACCATCCTACTCTTCACAGAACCGGAACTGACTTGCGTCAGCTCTACAATTGTACGCGAATTATTGACTTATAATAAAGACATCAGCCAGTTTATTCCCAAAGGGATGAAGATGGGTTGA
- a CDS encoding S41 family peptidase, with the protein MNKIKMYIFLACLWAVSTIQAQNFGSEAMRKLQMAEFAISNFYVDKVDENKLVEEAIIKMLAQLDPHSTYSNAEEVKKMNEPLQGNFEGIGVQFQMIEDTLLVVQPVSNGPSEKVGILAGDRIVAVNDSAIAGVKMSTEDIMKRLRGPKGSKVNLTIVRRGVQDPLLFTVKRDKIPILSLDASYMIQPKTGYIRINRFGATTAEEFKKAMTSLQKQGMKDLILDLQGNGGGYLNAAIDLANEFLGQKELIVYTEGRAAKRSDFYAKGNGHFRNGRLIILVDEYTASASEIVSGAVQDWDRGIIVGRRSFGKGLVQRPVDLPDGSMIRLTIARYYTPAGRCIQKPYDSSTDYNKDLIERFNHGELMNADSIHFPDSLKVQTKKLGRTVYGGGGIMPDYFVPIDTTLYTDYHRNLVAKGAVIKFTMQFIEGHRKELANKYKKFESFNEKFVVDDNMLATLKEIGEKEGVKFNEEQYQKSLPLIKTQLKALIARDLWDMNEYFRVMNTTNESIQKALEILNSDEYQKKLK; encoded by the coding sequence ATGAATAAGATTAAAATGTATATCTTTTTGGCTTGCCTGTGGGCAGTATCAACCATACAAGCCCAAAACTTCGGTTCTGAAGCTATGCGGAAGCTACAGATGGCAGAATTCGCAATCTCCAATTTCTATGTAGACAAAGTAGATGAAAACAAATTGGTGGAAGAAGCCATCATCAAGATGCTGGCACAACTCGACCCGCACTCTACCTACTCGAACGCAGAGGAAGTGAAGAAAATGAACGAGCCTCTTCAAGGTAACTTCGAAGGTATTGGAGTTCAGTTTCAGATGATTGAGGATACTCTGTTGGTAGTGCAACCTGTCAGCAACGGACCTTCCGAGAAAGTCGGCATCCTTGCCGGTGACCGTATTGTTGCGGTCAATGACAGCGCCATTGCCGGAGTGAAAATGAGTACGGAAGATATTATGAAGCGTCTGCGTGGTCCGAAAGGCTCTAAAGTCAACCTGACGATTGTTCGTCGTGGCGTACAGGATCCTTTATTGTTCACTGTGAAAAGAGATAAAATACCGATCCTTAGCCTCGATGCTTCTTATATGATTCAGCCAAAGACAGGTTATATCCGCATCAACCGTTTTGGAGCAACTACTGCCGAGGAATTCAAGAAAGCAATGACAAGCCTTCAGAAACAAGGCATGAAGGACCTGATTCTCGACCTGCAAGGAAACGGTGGAGGTTACCTGAATGCAGCTATCGACCTTGCCAACGAATTCCTGGGACAAAAGGAACTGATTGTCTACACAGAAGGAAGAGCTGCCAAACGCAGTGATTTCTATGCCAAAGGAAATGGGCATTTCCGCAATGGACGTCTCATCATCCTGGTAGACGAATATACAGCCTCTGCCAGCGAAATTGTCAGCGGCGCAGTACAGGATTGGGATAGAGGAATTATCGTAGGACGCCGCTCTTTCGGCAAAGGACTGGTACAACGTCCTGTCGACCTGCCGGACGGTTCCATGATTCGTTTGACTATTGCACGCTATTACACTCCTGCAGGTCGCTGCATCCAAAAGCCTTACGACAGTTCGACAGATTACAACAAAGATCTGATAGAACGTTTCAATCACGGTGAACTGATGAATGCTGACAGCATCCACTTCCCGGATTCGCTGAAAGTACAAACCAAGAAACTAGGACGTACCGTTTATGGCGGAGGGGGTATCATGCCGGATTATTTCGTACCTATCGACACTACTCTTTATACGGATTATCACCGCAATTTGGTAGCTAAAGGAGCCGTGATTAAATTCACCATGCAGTTTATCGAAGGACACCGGAAAGAGTTGGCAAACAAATACAAGAAGTTCGAATCGTTTAATGAGAAGTTCGTAGTCGATGATAATATGCTTGCCACTTTAAAAGAAATAGGAGAGAAAGAAGGGGTGAAGTTTAACGAAGAGCAATATCAAAAGTCGCTCCCTCTTATCAAGACGCAGCTTAAAGCACTGATAGCCCGTGACCTTTGGGATATGAACGAATATTTCCGGGTAATGAATACTACCAATGAGAGTATACAAAAGGCGCTGGAGATACTGAATTCGGATGAATATCAGAAGAAGCTGAAATAG
- a CDS encoding glycoside hydrolase family 3 N-terminal domain-containing protein, with amino-acid sequence MKTFLKVTTWAICSATVLNISAAAFNSPSVSATPKNGIYRKGWIDFNKNGRMDVYEDPSAPVEARVQDLLNQMTVEEKTCQMATLYGSGRVLKEAVPVEGWKLEIWKDGIGNIDEQHNGLGEFGSEYSFPYTKHVKTKHDLQRWFVEQTRLGIPVDFTNEGIRGLCHDRATYFPSQIGQGATWNKQLIARVGEAEAKEADALGYTNIYSPILDIVQDPRWGRAVETYGEDPYLVGQLGKQMIMSLQKQNLVSTVKHFAVYSIPVGGRDGKTRTDPHVAPREMRTLYLDPFRVAFTEAGALGVMSSYNDYDGEPITGSHKFLTGILRQEYGFKGYVVSDSEAVEFITTKHQVATDEVDGVAQAVNAGLNIRTHFTAPEDFIIPLRKAIAEGKVSQKTLDDRVADILRIKFWLGLFDNPFRGNGEQAEKVVHCQEHQDLSLEVARQSLVLLKNENQLLPLKKSYTKLAVIGPNADEREQLICRYGPANARVKTVYQGIRELLPDASVVYKKGCEIVDPHFPESEILPFEKTEEEKHMMEEALAAAREAEVVIMVLGGSELTVREDRSRTSLDLPGRQQELLEAVCATGKPVVLVMIDGRAASINYAEKYVPAILHAWFPGEFGGQAVAEALFGDYNPGGRLAVTFPKSVGQIPFAFPFKPGSDEASETSVYGALYPFGYGLSYTAFEYRDLVITPERQGTQGGITVSCKVKNVGSRVGDEVVQLYLRDEVSSVTTYVKVLRGFERITLKPGEEQTVHFRLTPQDLGLWNKDMNFVVEPGTFKVMIGSSSTDIRLTGGFTIHE; translated from the coding sequence ATGAAGACATTTTTAAAAGTCACTACCTGGGCTATTTGCTCTGCCACGGTTTTAAATATATCTGCTGCGGCTTTCAACAGCCCTTCTGTTTCTGCCACTCCCAAGAACGGAATCTATCGCAAAGGCTGGATTGATTTCAATAAGAATGGCAGGATGGATGTTTACGAAGATCCGAGTGCTCCTGTGGAAGCGCGTGTGCAAGACTTGCTGAACCAAATGACGGTGGAAGAAAAGACCTGCCAAATGGCTACCCTTTATGGTTCGGGACGGGTGTTGAAGGAGGCCGTACCTGTCGAAGGGTGGAAACTGGAAATTTGGAAAGACGGAATCGGCAATATCGATGAACAACACAACGGATTGGGAGAGTTCGGTTCCGAATATTCTTTTCCCTATACGAAGCATGTAAAGACGAAGCATGATCTCCAACGCTGGTTTGTGGAACAGACACGGTTGGGCATTCCCGTAGACTTCACTAACGAAGGCATCCGTGGATTGTGCCATGACCGGGCTACTTACTTCCCTTCGCAAATCGGACAGGGAGCTACCTGGAATAAGCAATTGATTGCCCGTGTCGGAGAGGCGGAAGCAAAAGAAGCCGATGCGTTGGGATATACCAATATCTATTCTCCTATTCTCGATATCGTGCAGGACCCTCGTTGGGGACGTGCTGTGGAGACTTACGGAGAAGATCCATACTTGGTGGGACAGTTGGGAAAACAGATGATTATGAGTCTGCAAAAGCAGAATCTGGTTTCTACGGTCAAGCACTTTGCTGTATATAGCATACCGGTAGGAGGACGTGACGGGAAGACACGCACTGATCCTCATGTAGCACCGAGAGAAATGCGTACTCTGTATCTGGACCCGTTCCGGGTGGCATTTACGGAGGCGGGCGCATTGGGCGTAATGAGTTCGTACAATGATTATGACGGTGAACCGATTACCGGCAGTCATAAGTTTCTGACAGGTATTCTGCGTCAGGAATACGGTTTCAAGGGGTATGTAGTGTCCGATAGTGAAGCGGTAGAATTTATAACGACTAAGCATCAGGTGGCGACAGATGAAGTTGACGGAGTAGCGCAGGCTGTCAATGCAGGACTCAATATCCGTACTCATTTCACGGCTCCCGAAGATTTTATCATACCTCTGCGGAAAGCCATTGCCGAAGGAAAGGTATCGCAAAAGACGCTCGATGACCGGGTAGCGGATATTCTGCGTATTAAGTTTTGGCTGGGACTGTTTGATAATCCGTTTAGAGGAAATGGCGAACAGGCGGAAAAGGTGGTTCATTGCCAGGAACATCAGGATTTATCATTAGAGGTAGCCCGCCAGTCATTGGTATTATTGAAGAATGAGAACCAGCTGTTGCCTTTGAAGAAATCATATACGAAGTTAGCCGTCATTGGCCCGAATGCAGATGAACGCGAACAACTGATTTGCCGTTATGGTCCGGCTAATGCGCGGGTAAAAACGGTTTATCAGGGAATCAGAGAGCTATTGCCGGATGCTTCTGTGGTATATAAGAAAGGATGCGAGATTGTCGATCCTCATTTCCCGGAGAGTGAGATACTTCCTTTTGAGAAGACGGAAGAAGAAAAGCACATGATGGAAGAGGCACTGGCTGCTGCACGTGAAGCGGAAGTGGTTATCATGGTTTTGGGAGGCTCGGAACTGACGGTTCGTGAAGACCGTTCACGTACGAGTCTGGACTTACCGGGGCGTCAACAGGAATTGTTGGAAGCTGTTTGTGCTACAGGAAAACCGGTTGTATTGGTGATGATTGATGGACGTGCCGCCAGTATCAACTATGCGGAAAAGTATGTTCCCGCTATTCTTCATGCCTGGTTTCCTGGTGAGTTCGGCGGCCAGGCGGTTGCAGAGGCTCTGTTTGGCGACTATAATCCCGGAGGGCGCTTGGCGGTTACTTTCCCTAAATCGGTGGGGCAGATACCGTTTGCTTTCCCGTTCAAGCCCGGTTCGGATGAGGCTTCGGAGACTTCGGTATATGGTGCTCTTTACCCTTTCGGATATGGTTTGAGCTATACCGCTTTTGAATATCGTGACTTGGTTATCACTCCCGAAAGACAAGGAACGCAAGGTGGCATCACTGTATCTTGCAAGGTAAAGAATGTGGGAAGTCGCGTGGGGGATGAAGTGGTACAACTCTATCTAAGGGATGAGGTAAGCAGTGTGACTACTTATGTGAAGGTACTGCGAGGTTTTGAACGCATCACTTTGAAACCGGGAGAAGAGCAGACGGTACATTTCCGATTAACTCCCCAGGATTTGGGCTTGTGGAACAAGGATATGAATTTTGTGGTGGAACCGGGTACATTTAAAGTGATGATTGGCTCGTCCTCTACTGATATTCGCCTTACCGGTGGCTTTACGATTCATGAATGA
- a CDS encoding glycoside hydrolase family 105 protein has translation MKKQIFLLLIVVSMLSSCATDKKANTWGDELNRYVIESYMPANKYVWNWNEAIFLKAAIERCENNIATEQMFVYVREAMEHTMGDVNGLHPNAVASGFGMAYLAQATGEEIYKEKAFDVYKDYCNIPRSTNGGISHREEVIELWDDTVYMVSEFLMQMYKLTGDEKFLKEAIFQINAHAEKLEDPETGLWYHGWDNDSISTVDPCCLLGWADNPYRRNNEFWGRGNGWITMTLVNILELMPKQMPEYEQLKEKYLKMMNTLAHVQDQKNGHWYQLPVYPGEEGNFIESSCTAMFAYAITAGIRNGLLPADTYLPVVERAYNGLQEHSLMKKGEYLVMKNVCAGTCIGDKDYYYNRGVVNDRPFGYGVAIMFYDQYQLLKAQS, from the coding sequence ATGAAGAAACAAATATTTTTATTGCTTATCGTTGTAAGCATGCTTTCATCATGTGCAACAGATAAGAAAGCGAATACCTGGGGAGATGAATTAAACCGCTATGTGATAGAATCTTATATGCCTGCTAACAAGTATGTGTGGAACTGGAATGAAGCCATTTTCTTGAAAGCTGCCATTGAACGTTGTGAGAATAATATCGCAACAGAACAGATGTTTGTTTATGTGCGCGAGGCGATGGAACATACAATGGGCGATGTGAACGGGCTGCATCCTAATGCAGTGGCTTCCGGCTTCGGAATGGCTTATCTGGCGCAGGCCACAGGGGAAGAGATATATAAGGAAAAAGCTTTTGATGTCTATAAGGATTATTGTAATATCCCGCGATCTACTAACGGAGGAATCTCTCATCGTGAAGAAGTGATCGAATTGTGGGATGATACTGTCTATATGGTAAGCGAGTTTTTGATGCAGATGTATAAACTGACAGGGGATGAGAAGTTTCTGAAAGAAGCCATTTTCCAAATCAATGCGCACGCCGAGAAACTGGAAGATCCGGAAACAGGCTTGTGGTATCATGGTTGGGATAATGATTCTATTTCTACGGTCGACCCTTGTTGCCTGTTGGGATGGGCGGATAATCCTTATCGGAGAAATAATGAATTCTGGGGCAGAGGCAACGGATGGATTACCATGACACTGGTGAATATCCTTGAGCTTATGCCGAAACAAATGCCAGAATATGAACAGTTGAAAGAGAAATACCTCAAAATGATGAATACATTGGCCCATGTACAGGATCAAAAGAATGGACATTGGTATCAATTGCCTGTTTATCCGGGCGAGGAAGGAAACTTTATCGAAAGTTCCTGCACAGCGATGTTCGCATACGCTATCACAGCGGGAATCAGAAACGGGCTGTTGCCTGCCGACACCTATCTGCCGGTAGTGGAACGTGCTTATAACGGTTTGCAGGAACATAGCCTGATGAAGAAAGGAGAGTATCTGGTGATGAAGAATGTATGTGCCGGCACTTGTATCGGTGATAAGGACTACTATTATAATCGTGGGGTTGTGAATGACCGTCCGTTCGGATATGGAGTCGCCATTATGTTTTACGACCAGTATCAACTGCTGAAAGCTCAATCATAA
- a CDS encoding DUF4861 domain-containing protein, whose amino-acid sequence MRIIYILCALLVSFSSCQEKAATTIVLQNPINKERVDESFKLSRAELKAASESLVPVVKKLDGTYVPCQVDDIDRDGVWDELAFVYTLKGEEKVELMVEWVSVSDYPVFERRTNIRYGKMTSPGHVEELAFDMHGKHNLPRSVNYPYQMDGPAWENDKIAFRHYFDGRNCRDLFGKRISEMVLDTVGIRADGYPDNTYQVLREWGCDILSAANSFGLGGLALQLPDTLVRMGVESKDTVDIIDSSHFEIITEGPVRSMFRLDFIGWDVLGTKIDVHETVTIWAGKQGHEEDIRISPLTENAVLVTGIVANNNTKEPVEKQYDGKWISMITHDKQTVNKDYELGMALLIPQEQLIETFHTPDTGSGILKTWCAKLKSGEKGYHYQVYAGWELGVDSFSEREDFIRLIDTYADHLNHPVIITIK is encoded by the coding sequence ATGAGAATCATCTATATTCTGTGTGCTTTGCTCGTCAGTTTCTCCTCTTGTCAGGAGAAAGCCGCAACTACCATTGTGTTACAGAATCCGATAAATAAAGAGCGTGTAGATGAAAGTTTCAAACTTTCACGTGCGGAGTTGAAAGCTGCCAGTGAGAGCCTGGTTCCCGTAGTGAAGAAGCTGGACGGTACATACGTTCCCTGTCAGGTTGATGATATTGATCGGGACGGTGTGTGGGATGAATTGGCTTTTGTATATACCCTGAAAGGAGAAGAAAAGGTTGAACTGATGGTAGAGTGGGTTTCTGTATCTGATTATCCAGTTTTTGAAAGACGTACCAATATTCGTTATGGGAAAATGACTTCTCCCGGGCACGTGGAGGAACTGGCATTTGATATGCATGGCAAACATAACTTACCTAGATCTGTGAATTATCCTTATCAGATGGATGGACCGGCATGGGAAAATGATAAAATAGCTTTCCGCCACTATTTCGACGGGCGGAACTGTCGGGATCTGTTTGGTAAGAGAATATCGGAGATGGTGCTGGATACAGTAGGTATCCGTGCGGACGGATACCCGGATAACACCTATCAGGTATTAAGAGAGTGGGGATGCGACATTTTGAGTGCGGCCAATTCTTTTGGTTTGGGTGGGCTCGCCCTTCAGTTGCCGGATACGTTGGTGCGTATGGGAGTGGAGTCTAAAGATACGGTGGATATCATCGACTCCTCTCACTTTGAGATAATCACGGAAGGTCCGGTACGCTCAATGTTTCGGTTAGACTTTATTGGCTGGGATGTATTGGGAACAAAAATCGACGTTCATGAAACGGTGACGATATGGGCGGGAAAACAAGGACACGAAGAAGATATCCGGATCTCGCCGCTTACTGAAAATGCGGTATTAGTAACGGGTATTGTGGCCAATAACAACACAAAGGAACCTGTGGAGAAGCAATATGATGGGAAGTGGATTTCCATGATTACTCATGATAAGCAGACGGTTAATAAGGACTATGAATTAGGAATGGCCTTACTGATTCCGCAGGAACAACTGATAGAAACCTTCCATACCCCCGACACAGGAAGCGGAATCCTTAAGACATGGTGTGCCAAACTGAAATCGGGAGAGAAAGGCTATCACTATCAGGTATATGCTGGTTGGGAACTTGGTGTGGACAGTTTTTCCGAACGAGAAGATTTCATCCGCTTAATTGATACCTATGCCGATCACTTGAATCATCCTGTAATTATAACCATCAAATAA